Proteins from one Eubalaena glacialis isolate mEubGla1 chromosome 8, mEubGla1.1.hap2.+ XY, whole genome shotgun sequence genomic window:
- the STEAP2 gene encoding metalloreductase STEAP2 isoform X2 — MESISMMGSPKSLSETFLPNGINGIKDARKVTVGVIGSGDFAKSLTIRLIRCGYHVVIGSRNPKFASEFFPHVVDVTHHEDALIKTNIIFVAIHREHYTSLWDLRHLLVGKILIDVSNNMRINQYPESNAEYLASLFPDSLIVKGFNVISAWALQLGPKDASRQVYICSNNIQARQQVIELARQLNFIPVDLGSLSSAREIENLPLRLFTLWRGPVVVAISLATFFFLYSFVRDVIHPYVRNHQSDFYKIPIEIVNKTLPIVAITLLSLVYLAGLLAAAYQLYYGTKYRRFPTWLETWLQCRKQLGLLSFFFASVHVAYSLCLPMRRSERYLFLNMAYQQVHANIENSWNEEEVWRIEMYISFGIMSLGLLSLLAVTSIPSVSNALNWREFSFIQSTLGYVALLISTFHVLIYGWKRAFEEEYYRFYTPPNFVLALVLPSIVILVAWSCPVVPAWSRCCCCHCRHCHPCHVAVLRKRN; from the exons ATGGAATCGATCTCTATGATGGGAAGCCCCAAGAGCCTTAGCGAAACTTTTTTGCCTAATGGCATAAATGGTATCAAAGATGCAAGGAAGGTCACTGTAGGTGTAATTGGAAGTGGGGATTTTGCTAAATCCCTGACCATTCGACTTATTAGATGTGGCTATCATGTGGTCATAGGAAGCAGAAATCCTAAGTTTGCTTCTGAATTTTTTCCTCATGTAGTAGATGTTACTCACCATGAAGATGctctaataaaaacaaatataatatttgttgctatacatagagaacatTACACCTCCCTGTGGGACCTGAGACATCTGCTTGTGGGTAAAATCCTGATTGATGTGAGCAATAACATGAGGATAAACCAATACCCAGAATCCAATGCAGAATATTTGGCTTCATTATTCCCGGACTCCTTGATTGTGAAAGGATTTAATGTTATCTCAGCTTGGGCACTTCAGTTAGGACCAAAGGATGCCAGCCGAcaa GTTTATATATGCAGCAACAATATTCAAGCTCGACAACAGGTTATTGAACTTGCCCGTCAGTTGAATTTCATTCCCGTTGACTTGGGATCATTATCATCAGCCAGGGAGATTGAAAATTTACCCCTGCGACTATTTACTCTCTGGAGAGGGCCAGTGGTAGTAGCCATAAGCCTGGCcacgtttttctttctttattcttttgtcaGAGATGTGATTCATCCATATGTTAGAAACCATCAGAGTGACTTTTACAAGATTCCTATTGAAATTGTGAATAAAACCTTGCCCATAGTTGCCATTACTTTGCTGTCCCTGGTCTACCTGGCAGGTCTCCTGGCAGCTGCTTATCAGCTTTATTATGGCACCAAGTATAGGAGATTTCCAACTTGGTTGGAGACCTGGTTACAGTGTAGAAAACAGCTAGGATTACTAAGCTTTTTCTTCGCTTCAGTCCATGTTGCCTACAGCCTCTGCTTACCAATGAGAAGGTCAGAAAGATACTTGTTTCTCAACATGGCTTATCAGCAG GTTCATGCAAATATTGAAAACTCTTGGAACGAGGAAGAAGTTTGGAGAATTGAAATGTATATTTCCTTTGGTATTATGAGCCTTGGCTTACTTTCCCTCCTGGCAGTCACCTCCATCCCTTCAGTGAGCAATGCTTTAAACTGGAGGGAATTCAGCTTCATTCAG TCTACACTTGGCTATGTTGCTCTGCTCATAAGTACTTTCCATGTTTTAATTTATGGATGGAAACGAGCTTTTGAAGAAGAGTACTACAGATTTTATACACCACCAAACTTTGTTCTTGCTCTTGTTTTGCCCTCAATTGTAATTCTGG
- the STEAP2 gene encoding metalloreductase STEAP2 isoform X1 has translation MESISMMGSPKSLSETFLPNGINGIKDARKVTVGVIGSGDFAKSLTIRLIRCGYHVVIGSRNPKFASEFFPHVVDVTHHEDALIKTNIIFVAIHREHYTSLWDLRHLLVGKILIDVSNNMRINQYPESNAEYLASLFPDSLIVKGFNVISAWALQLGPKDASRQVYICSNNIQARQQVIELARQLNFIPVDLGSLSSAREIENLPLRLFTLWRGPVVVAISLATFFFLYSFVRDVIHPYVRNHQSDFYKIPIEIVNKTLPIVAITLLSLVYLAGLLAAAYQLYYGTKYRRFPTWLETWLQCRKQLGLLSFFFASVHVAYSLCLPMRRSERYLFLNMAYQQVHANIENSWNEEEVWRIEMYISFGIMSLGLLSLLAVTSIPSVSNALNWREFSFIQSTLGYVALLISTFHVLIYGWKRAFEEEYYRFYTPPNFVLALVLPSIVILGKIILLLPCISRKLKRIKKGWEKSQFLEEGIGGAVPHLSPERVTVM, from the exons ATGGAATCGATCTCTATGATGGGAAGCCCCAAGAGCCTTAGCGAAACTTTTTTGCCTAATGGCATAAATGGTATCAAAGATGCAAGGAAGGTCACTGTAGGTGTAATTGGAAGTGGGGATTTTGCTAAATCCCTGACCATTCGACTTATTAGATGTGGCTATCATGTGGTCATAGGAAGCAGAAATCCTAAGTTTGCTTCTGAATTTTTTCCTCATGTAGTAGATGTTACTCACCATGAAGATGctctaataaaaacaaatataatatttgttgctatacatagagaacatTACACCTCCCTGTGGGACCTGAGACATCTGCTTGTGGGTAAAATCCTGATTGATGTGAGCAATAACATGAGGATAAACCAATACCCAGAATCCAATGCAGAATATTTGGCTTCATTATTCCCGGACTCCTTGATTGTGAAAGGATTTAATGTTATCTCAGCTTGGGCACTTCAGTTAGGACCAAAGGATGCCAGCCGAcaa GTTTATATATGCAGCAACAATATTCAAGCTCGACAACAGGTTATTGAACTTGCCCGTCAGTTGAATTTCATTCCCGTTGACTTGGGATCATTATCATCAGCCAGGGAGATTGAAAATTTACCCCTGCGACTATTTACTCTCTGGAGAGGGCCAGTGGTAGTAGCCATAAGCCTGGCcacgtttttctttctttattcttttgtcaGAGATGTGATTCATCCATATGTTAGAAACCATCAGAGTGACTTTTACAAGATTCCTATTGAAATTGTGAATAAAACCTTGCCCATAGTTGCCATTACTTTGCTGTCCCTGGTCTACCTGGCAGGTCTCCTGGCAGCTGCTTATCAGCTTTATTATGGCACCAAGTATAGGAGATTTCCAACTTGGTTGGAGACCTGGTTACAGTGTAGAAAACAGCTAGGATTACTAAGCTTTTTCTTCGCTTCAGTCCATGTTGCCTACAGCCTCTGCTTACCAATGAGAAGGTCAGAAAGATACTTGTTTCTCAACATGGCTTATCAGCAG GTTCATGCAAATATTGAAAACTCTTGGAACGAGGAAGAAGTTTGGAGAATTGAAATGTATATTTCCTTTGGTATTATGAGCCTTGGCTTACTTTCCCTCCTGGCAGTCACCTCCATCCCTTCAGTGAGCAATGCTTTAAACTGGAGGGAATTCAGCTTCATTCAG TCTACACTTGGCTATGTTGCTCTGCTCATAAGTACTTTCCATGTTTTAATTTATGGATGGAAACGAGCTTTTGAAGAAGAGTACTACAGATTTTATACACCACCAAACTTTGTTCTTGCTCTTGTTTTGCCCTCAATTGTAATTCTGGGTAAGATCATTTTACTCCTTCCATGTATAAGCCGAAAgctaaagagaattaaaaaaggCTGGGAAAAGAGCCAATTTCTAGAAGAAGGTATTGGAGGAGCAGTTCCTCATCTCTCACCAGAGAGGGTTACAGTAATGTGA